One genomic segment of Mesoterricola silvestris includes these proteins:
- a CDS encoding DUF4339 domain-containing protein, whose protein sequence is MSEAWSYIQNGATQGPVPQEVLQELLATGQVRPGDLVWRQGLPDWTPAGTLPELRAVPPPPQVFPGALPPPAAEAVPAAVVEALRATRPWVRFMGVLGILGTVFLAVIALVFLGMTQGPLRGMPQGLRMVLPGFYLVMAAFQVPPVIFLNRYASRITDLLADGGPEALAEALRAQKSFWRYVGIMTLVVLCLYILGALVGIGAAVLLGGLRHF, encoded by the coding sequence AGCCACGCAGGGCCCCGTGCCCCAGGAGGTCCTGCAGGAACTCCTGGCCACCGGCCAGGTCCGCCCCGGCGATCTGGTGTGGCGCCAGGGCCTTCCGGACTGGACCCCGGCGGGGACCCTTCCCGAGCTCCGCGCGGTCCCGCCGCCTCCCCAGGTGTTCCCGGGCGCCCTGCCCCCGCCGGCCGCCGAGGCCGTCCCGGCCGCGGTGGTGGAGGCCCTGCGCGCCACCCGGCCCTGGGTGCGCTTCATGGGCGTGCTGGGCATCCTCGGCACGGTCTTCCTCGCCGTCATCGCCCTGGTGTTCCTGGGCATGACCCAGGGCCCCCTGCGGGGCATGCCCCAGGGCCTGCGCATGGTGCTCCCCGGCTTCTACCTCGTCATGGCCGCCTTCCAGGTGCCCCCCGTGATCTTCCTGAACCGCTACGCCAGCCGCATCACGGACCTGCTCGCCGACGGCGGCCCCGAGGCCCTGGCGGAGGCCCTGCGGGCGCAGAAATCCTTCTGGCGCTACGTGGGCATCATGACCCTGGTGGTGCTGTGCCTCTACATCCTGGGCGCCCTTGTGGGCATCGGCGCCGCGGTCCTCCTGGGCGGCCTCCGGCATTTCTGA
- a CDS encoding TetR/AcrR family transcriptional regulator: protein MARTKAFDRDEALQGALDTFRVKGFEATSIQELVAGMGINRQSIYDTFGDKEALYHAALERYLELNRASMATLLEGPEPLRRALATLFGWAIDHLVAKGGLPCFLAQAALERGADSPASAVCVKAAFGENLRRMETRLRRAQAEGELGPHHDPAALARMFQNTLHGLQVTFRSGASREDLEAIVRVTLSVLG, encoded by the coding sequence ATGGCCAGGACCAAGGCATTCGACCGGGACGAGGCCCTGCAGGGGGCCCTGGACACCTTCCGGGTCAAGGGGTTCGAAGCCACGTCCATCCAGGAGCTGGTGGCCGGGATGGGCATCAACCGCCAGAGCATCTACGACACCTTCGGCGACAAGGAGGCCCTGTACCACGCCGCCCTGGAGCGCTACCTCGAGCTGAACCGGGCCTCCATGGCCACCCTCCTGGAGGGCCCGGAACCCCTGCGCCGCGCCCTGGCCACCCTCTTCGGGTGGGCCATCGATCACCTCGTCGCCAAGGGGGGCCTCCCCTGCTTCCTGGCCCAGGCGGCCCTGGAGCGCGGCGCGGACAGCCCCGCCTCCGCCGTGTGCGTGAAGGCCGCCTTCGGGGAGAACCTCCGGCGCATGGAGACCCGCCTGCGCCGGGCCCAGGCGGAGGGCGAACTGGGTCCCCACCACGACCCGGCGGCCCTGGCCCGCATGTTCCAGAACACCCTCCACGGCCTCCAGGTCACCTTCCGCTCCGGCGCCAGCCGCGAAGACCTGGAAGCCATCGTCCGCGTGACCCTGTCCGTCCTCGGATGA
- a CDS encoding SDR family oxidoreductase: MTRLQGKIALITGGTTGIGLAAARSFHAEGARVFVTGRNPETLAAAREALPKDITVLQADSASLADLDQVVARVKAEAGRIDVLFVNAGIGKFVPIEAVDEAHWDGIMDVNLKGAFFLAQKALPLLPRGASVIFTTSVVDRKGFPNAAVYSTSKAGLAGLVRVLATELAPRGIRVNSLAPGPIATPIHAKLGLPPEAMAGMEERLKEMVPLKRLGLDTEVAKAALFLASDDASYITGEELLVDGGAAIA; the protein is encoded by the coding sequence ATGACCCGCCTCCAAGGCAAGATCGCCCTCATCACCGGCGGCACCACCGGCATCGGCCTGGCCGCCGCCCGCAGCTTCCACGCCGAAGGCGCCCGCGTCTTCGTCACCGGCCGCAACCCGGAGACCCTGGCGGCCGCCCGGGAAGCCCTCCCCAAGGACATCACCGTGCTCCAGGCCGACAGCGCCTCCCTGGCCGACCTGGACCAGGTGGTGGCCCGGGTGAAGGCCGAGGCCGGACGCATCGATGTCCTCTTCGTGAACGCCGGCATCGGCAAGTTCGTGCCCATCGAGGCCGTGGACGAGGCCCACTGGGACGGCATCATGGACGTGAACCTCAAGGGCGCCTTCTTCCTCGCCCAGAAGGCTCTGCCCCTGCTGCCCCGGGGCGCCTCGGTCATCTTCACCACCAGCGTGGTGGACCGGAAGGGCTTCCCCAACGCGGCCGTCTATTCCACCTCCAAGGCGGGCCTGGCCGGCCTGGTGCGGGTGCTCGCCACCGAGTTGGCCCCCCGGGGCATCCGCGTGAACAGCCTGGCCCCCGGCCCCATCGCCACCCCCATCCACGCCAAGCTCGGCCTCCCCCCCGAAGCCATGGCCGGCATGGAAGAGCGCCTGAAGGAGATGGTGCCCCTCAAGCGCCTGGGCCTGGACACCGAGGTGGCCAAGGCCGCCCTGTTCCTGGCCTCCGACGACGCCTCCTACATCACCGGCGAGGAACTGCTGGTGGACGGCGGCGCGGCCATCGCCTGA